In Pseudomonas sp. ADAK2, the genomic window ACTGAGCGTCAAGCTGCAGGATGTCGTGGAGTTGTCGTTCGCGGATTTCGAGTTGACGCAACGTGAGAGCCTGACCGGGTTTCTGGAGAGTTTCCCCCATCTGCGCACGCTGGATCTGCAAGGCACCGACCTGCGTATTGCGCAGCCGCAGGGTGGCTGGAACACGCAGCCGCCCGAGGTCATCTACCGGTTGACGCAACTCACCCACCTTAACCTCAGGGGGACGGGATTGACGCTGACCGAGCAAACCGCCGGCAAGCTCGGCGAGCTGACCCGCCTTGAAGAACTCGACCTGAGTGAGAACCCGCTCGATGTGCCGCCCATGGTCCTGCAGATGCCGGCCTTGCGGCGGTTGAACCTGCGTTCCACCGAGATCACTGTCTGTCCGGTGGGTGTTCACGATCAGCCTTATCTGCAACGGTTGGATCTGCGTGACAACCTGATCACGCGGATTCCCGAGGCGGTCAGAAAACAGTCCGTGAGCCCGGATATTCTGTTGTTGGCGGGTAACCCGTTGAGTGATGTCGACACGTTGCATTGGGTGGTGGCCCATCGGCAACTACATGGATTTAACGTGTGGATGGGGCCACCGAGTCGCGATGTGCTCCGGCCGGACGCGTGGCTTGTGGGGTTTTCACCCCAGCAAACGGCGCTACAGGCGTCGCATTGGCAAAGCCTGGTAGTGAAGGAGGGCAGTGGGCGGTTTTTCGGGACGCTGGAGGTGATCCGGCGCACCGCCGATTTCCAGGTGGGCTACGCAGCGCTGCAACAACGGGTCTGGCGAATGGTGGAGGCAATGGACGCGTCACCGGCCCTGTGCGACCACATCTTCCTGGAGTCGCTGTGGTCGGCGATTGATGGGAATGACCCGCTTACGTCACTGGCAAAGCTGGAGGAACGCATCGCTGACTTTCAGGCTTCAAATACGACCCTTTAGCACCAGGTTTTACGCCAGGCGAAAAAAAACCTTGAGCCCCGGCACACAGGCCGGGGCTCAAGGTCTTTTCAACGATCAGCGGCGGCGGAACAGTGGCAGCGGCTCATCGGTGGCGGCCTGGTACGTCACCGAGAAGTCCTTGAGACCTTCAAGGGCTTCGTACGGGTCTTTATCGGCGCGAATGGCAAACGCGTCGAAACCGCAGCGGTGCAGGTAGAACAACTGGTCGCGCAGCACATCGCCAATCGCCCGCAGTTCGCCCTTGAAACCATAACGGTCGCGTAGCAGACGGGCGTTGGAGTAGTTGCGGCCATCGGTGAAGGCCGGGAAGTTCAGGGCGATGACCTGGAAGTTGTCCACGTCTTCACCGATTTCCTCGGCTTCTTCATCGGCGTCCAGCCACACACCCAGGCCGCCATCGCGGGCCTTGAGCATACGCCCGTGTTCGCGCCACAGCGCCAGCGGCACGATCAGGTCGTCGCAGTTGCTGATCTCGTCGATGTTGAAATCCTTGGGCAGCAAGTGCCAGGTTTCGTCGACGACTTCGTTGTTCTTAATGATTCGCTGCATAGACGCGCTCCTTGAAGAGGTCGATGCCAATACGCTGATAGGTGTCGATGAAGCGCTCATCTTCGTGACGTTGTTCGATGTACACGTTGATCAGCTTCTCGATCACATCAGGCATGGCTTCCTGGGCGAAGGACGGGCCGAGGATCTTGCCCAGGCTGGCGTCACGGCTGGCGCTGCCACCCAGGGAGACCTGGTAGAACTCTTCGCCTTTCTTGTCCACCCCGAGGATGCCGATGTGGCCGACGTGGTGATGACCGCAAGCGTTCATGCAACCGGAGATGTTCAGGTCCAGTTCGCCGATGTCGAACAGGTAGTCCAGGTTGTCGAAACGACGCTGGATCGATTCGGCAATCGGGATCGACTTGGCGTTGGCCAGGGAGCAGAAATCACCGCCCGGGCAGCAGATGATGTCGGTCAGCAAGCCGATGTTCGGCGTGGCGAAACCTTGCTCGCGCAATTCGCCCCACATCGCAAACAGTTGCGACTGTTCGACGTCGGCCAGAATGATGTTCTGCTCGTGGGAGGTGCGCAGTTGGCCGAAGCTGTAACGCTCGGCCAGGTCGGCCACGGCGTCGAGCTGCTTGTCGGTGATGTCACCCGGCGCAACGCCGGTCGGCTTCAGGGACAGGGTCACGGCCACATAGCCCGGCTTCTTGTGCGCCAGGGTGTTACGGGTACGCCAGCGGGCGAAACCCGGGTGTTCTTTGTCGAGGTCGGCCAGCGCCTGGGCCTGGTTGTCCAGAACCTTGTAGTCCGGATCAACGAAGTGCTTGGCGACGCGATGCACTTCGGCTTCGGTCAACGTGGTCTGGCCACCGCGAAGGTGTTCCATTTCCGCATCGACTTTTTGCGCGAAGACTTCAGGCGTCAGCGCTTTAACGAGGATCTTGATCCGCGCCTTGTACTTGTTGTCGCGACGGCCGTA contains:
- a CDS encoding DUF934 domain-containing protein, with the protein product MQRIIKNNEVVDETWHLLPKDFNIDEISNCDDLIVPLALWREHGRMLKARDGGLGVWLDADEEAEEIGEDVDNFQVIALNFPAFTDGRNYSNARLLRDRYGFKGELRAIGDVLRDQLFYLHRCGFDAFAIRADKDPYEALEGLKDFSVTYQAATDEPLPLFRRR
- a CDS encoding nitrite/sulfite reductase; this translates as MYVYDEYDQRIIEDRVKQFRDQTRRYLAGELSEEEFRPLRLQNGLYIQRFAPMLRVAVPYGQLTSRQTRMMAKIARDFDKGYAHISTRQNVQFNWPALEDIPDILAELATVQMHAIQTSGNCLRNVTTDQFAGVAADELIDPRPWCEIVRQWTTFHPEFAYLPRKFKIAINGSTSDRAAIEVHDIGLEPVHNAAGELGFRVLVGGGLGRTPVVGAFINEFLPWQDLLSYLDAILRVYNRYGRRDNKYKARIKILVKALTPEVFAQKVDAEMEHLRGGQTTLTEAEVHRVAKHFVDPDYKVLDNQAQALADLDKEHPGFARWRTRNTLAHKKPGYVAVTLSLKPTGVAPGDITDKQLDAVADLAERYSFGQLRTSHEQNIILADVEQSQLFAMWGELREQGFATPNIGLLTDIICCPGGDFCSLANAKSIPIAESIQRRFDNLDYLFDIGELDLNISGCMNACGHHHVGHIGILGVDKKGEEFYQVSLGGSASRDASLGKILGPSFAQEAMPDVIEKLINVYIEQRHEDERFIDTYQRIGIDLFKERVYAANH